In Dioscorea cayenensis subsp. rotundata cultivar TDr96_F1 chromosome 11, TDr96_F1_v2_PseudoChromosome.rev07_lg8_w22 25.fasta, whole genome shotgun sequence, a single genomic region encodes these proteins:
- the LOC120272021 gene encoding hexose carrier protein HEX6-like, translating to MAVGFDVSGATTSVYNGRMTIFVVMSCLMAAMGGLIFGYDIGISGGVTSMESFLKKFFPVVYRKMKEDSTTSNYCKFDSQLLTAFTSSLYIAGLIASFLASWVTRAFGRRTSMFFGGVAFLIGSAISGASVNVYMLILGRVFLGIGVGFANQSVPLYLSEMAPARYRGAFSNGFQFSIGVGGLTANLINYGTEKIRQGWGWRLSLSLAAVPATLLIIGALLLPDTPNSLLQHKIEIDKAKQLLQRIRGTDDVDDELNDLIKASEISKTMRHPFRKILHREYRPQLVMAIALPFFQQVTGINVIAFYSPVLFRTIGLGESASLMSAVVSGVIGMVSTLISMFVVDKFGRRTLFLIGGFQMFVTQVMVGGIIAAKLGDQGGISRGYALLVLILICIYVAGFGWSWGPLGWLVPSEIFQLEIRSAAQSITVAVSFVFTFVIAQSFLAMLCHLKAGIFFFFAGWLIIMTAFVCLLLPETKNQPIEQMDRVWRKHWFWKKFY from the exons ATGGCAGTCGGATTTGATGTATCTGGTGCCACAACAAGTGTATACAATGGAAGGATGACAATCTTTGTGGTCATGTCCTGCCTGATGGCAGCCATGGGTGGCCTTATTTTTGGCTATGACATTGGCATCtcag GTGGTGTGACATCTATGGAATCATTCTTGAAGAAATTTTTCCCAGTAGTATATAGAAAAATGAAGGAAGACTCAACCACAAGTAATTATTGTAAGTTTGATAGCCAGCTTTTGACAGCTTTTACATCTTCACTCTACATTGCTGGTTTGATTGCTTCCTTTCTGGCATCTTGGGTCACTCGGGCATTTGGCCGGAGAACATCGATGTTCTTTGGTGGAGTTGCTTTTCTCATTGGTTCTGCAATCAGTGGTGCTTCTGTTAATGTTTACATGCTTATTCTTGGTAGAGTTTTTCTTGGCATCGGTGTTGGCTTCGCAAACCAG TCTGTTCCATTGTACCTGTCTGAAATGGCACCTGCACGATACCGAGGCGCATTTAGCAATGGCTTTCAATTCAGCATTGGTGTTGGAGGTCTTACTGCAAACTTAATCAACTATGGAACTGAAAAGATAAGACAAGGCTGGGGTTGGAGGCTTTCATTGTCTTTGGCTGCAGTTCCTGCTACTCTTCTCATCATTGGTGCACTATTGCTCCCTGACACTCCTAACAGTCTACTCCAACACAAAATCGAAATTGACAAAGCAAAGCAACTTCTTCAGAGAATACGTGGCACCGACGACGTTGATGATGAGCTCAatgatctcattaaagcaagtGAGATATCCAAAACCATGCGCCACCCTTTCCGAAAGATCCTTCACCGTGAGTATCGACCTCAACTAGTGATGGCAATCGCATTACCGTTCTTCCAACAAGTCACCGGCATCAATGTTATAGCATTTTATTCTCCGGTCTTATTTCGAACCATTGGTCTTGGTGAGAGTGCTTCACTTATGTCGGCCGTAGTCTCCGGAGTCATAGGCATGGTTTCAACTCTTATTTCAATGTTTGTAGTAGATAAATTCGGAAGACGAACACTTTTTTTGATCGGAGGATTTCAAATGTTTGTTACACAAGTTATGGTAGGGGGAATAATCGCGGCGAAGTTAGGAGATCAAGGAGGAATAAGCAGAGGATATGCACTTCTTGTGTTGATCTTGATTTGTATTTATGTGGCCGGTTTCGGGTGGTCTTGGGGGCCGCTTGGGTGGCTTGTGCCAAGTGAGATATTCCAATTGGAAATTCGATCGGCCGCGCAGAGTATTACCGTCGCCGTGAGCTTCGTATTCACCTTCGTCATCGCGCAAAGTTTTCTTGCAATGCTTTGCCATTTGAAGGCtggaattttcttcttttttgcaGGATGGTTGATTATTATGACAGCATTTGTGTGCTTGTTGCTGCCAGAGACTAAGAATCAACCAATTGAGCAAATGGATAGAGTTTGGAGAAAACATTGGTTCTGGAAAAAATTTTACTGA
- the LOC120271510 gene encoding phospholipase A(1) DAD1, chloroplastic has protein sequence MISPVRLTSYNYSPAATLRRLSPSCSQTISTSTSTSTTTNTNLRLGNRWVEYQGTNNWSGLLDPLDDILRSEILRYGRFIQNAYTSFTEDPSSPTVTEMNNSGYRVTQHLYATSGINLPGRSSWIGYIAVCEDEDEISRLGRRDIVVTFRGTVTPFEWLENLRAALTHLPCNSGPMVESGFFSLFTNPGPARRSLRDELRHEIRRLLDLYSGNADSIPISLTFTGHSLGAALAVLSAYDMTETFDDAPMVTVMSFGGPRVGNASFRRRLEEKGSKVLRIVNSQDIITKVPGFVLEEKNTGDVGVPKWLISKTGWVYADIGCELRLDGDRTVNVAACHDLSLYLKLVNQLNSVSCSCPCPFEREPGFWRPFSTT, from the coding sequence ATGATATCTCCTGTGAGACTTACTTCTTATAACTACTCTCCGGCGGCCACTCTCCGGCGACTCTCCCCTTCATGTTCACAAACAATCTCAACCTCAACCTCAACCTCAACCACAACCAACACTAATCTCCGTTTAGGCAATAGATGGGTTGAGTATCAAGGCACAAACAACTGGTCCGGTTTACTCGATCCTTTAGACGACATTCTCCGGTCCGAGATTCTCCGCTACGGCCGATTCATCCAAAATGCCTACACAAGCTTCACAGAAGACCCATCATCTCCAACGGTAACCGAAATGAATAATTCCGGCTACCGTGTTACTCAACACCTCTATGCCACCTCCGGCATAAACCTCCCTGGCCGATCTAGCTGGATCGGCTACATCGCCGTTTGCGAAGACGAGGATGAGATCTCTCGATTAGGCCGGCGAGACATCGTCGTCACCTTTCGTGGCACCGTCACACCTTTTGAATGGCTTGAGAATCTCCGAGCAGCTCTAACTCACCTTCCTTGTAACTCCGGCCCCATGGTCGAGTCCGGCTTCTTTTCACTGTTCACTAATCCAGGACCGGCGAGGAGAAGTCTCCGAGATGAGCTCCGGCATGAGATTCGTCGACTGCTTGATCTTTATTCCGGCAATGCCGATTCAATTCCGATAAGCTTGACATTCACCGGGCACAGTCTTGGTGCTGCGCTTGCCGTGTTATCGGCTTATGACATGACCGAGACTTTCGATGATGCTCCGATGGTCACCGTCATGTCCTTCGGTGGACCACGAGTCGGCAATGCGAGTTTCCGGCGACGGTTAGAGGAAAAAGGGAGTAAAGTTCTGAGAATTGTGAATAGCCAAGACATAATAACAAAAGTGCCAGGTTTTGTTTTGGAAGAGAAGAACACCGGTGATGTCGGTGTGCCGAAATGGTTGATTTCGAAGACAGGTTGGGTTTACGCTGATATCGGTTGTGAGCTCCGGCTGGACGGTGACCGGACGGTGAATGTGGCAGCTTGTCATGACCTGAGTTTGTATTTGAAGCTTGTTAACCAACTTAACAGTGTATCTTGTTCGTGCCCCTGTCCATTTGAGAGGGAACCTGGTTTCTGGCGCCCTTTCTCAACCACTTAA
- the LOC120272542 gene encoding uncharacterized protein LOC120272542 — protein sequence MGAAIGILGKFGLPGVQAMSTDKIFEKYFDKVKTFEEFHEAFLECLNYINNAMPGFHYTLPPYKEIKKEYDSKWNSVVEKERQERQESLIKLLNRYMSQTADNSTIMMAGIIAPPAAVILKRAGQNIPQVNKLRLHLVPDWLFVPVCTIIAITGAKGFQSKPKNTT from the exons atgggAGCTGCAATTGGCATTCTTGGGAAATTTG GTCTGCCAGGAGTGCAAGCAATGTCAAcagataaaatttttgaaaaatattttgataaagtgAAGACCTTTGAAGAATTTCATGAGGCTTTCCTGGAGTGCTTGaa TTATATCAATAATGCCATGCCCGGATTTCATTATACTCTGCCACCATATAAAGAAATCAAG aaagaatatGACTCAAAATGGAACAGCGTCGTAGAAAAGGAAAGACAGGAAAGACAGGAAAGTTTGATTAAGTTGTTAAACAGGTATATGAGCCAAACTGCTGATAATAGTACAATTATGATGGCCGGAATAATAGCACCACCAGCTGCGGTGATTTTGAAGAGGGCTGGTCAAAATATACCACAAGTTAATAAGTTACGTCTTCATCTTGTCCCTGATTGGTTATTTGTTCCAGTTTGCACTATTATTGCTATCACAGGAGCCAAAGGTTTTCAGTCCAAACCAAAAAACACAACATGA
- the LOC120271464 gene encoding transcription factor MYBS3, which translates to MTRRCSACSHNGHNSRTCPGRGVKIFGVRFTDGAIRKSASMGNLSHYAGSGSVGGGSSPADGPEHGGAAADGYASEDFAQGSSSSCRERKRGVPWTEEEHRMFLIGLQKLGKGDWRGISRNFVVSRSPTQVASHAQKYFIRQANASRRKRRSSLFDIVHDEAADAPPCTVTGKEPTTQGNNPPSCPDEECESMDSNNIEETLPKPVCPMPAPCTYPMIYPAYFSPFFPFPHPCWPGYIQDGAEKETHEIVKPTATHSKTTPINIDELIGMSKLSIGDSTGQSPSSLLLGQSDRQSAFQPNLPSRDAAMNSSTSPIRAG; encoded by the exons ATGACGAGGAGATGCTCGGCGTGCAGCCACAACGGGCACAACTCGAGGACGTGCCCTGGCCGCGGGGTGAAGATATTTGGGGTGAGGTTCACGGATGGGGCAATCAGGAAGAGCGCCAGCATGGGGAACTTGTCTCACTACGCCGGATCGGGCTCCGTCGGCGGTGGGAGCTCGCCCGCCGATGGCCCGGAACATGGCGGCGCTGCGGCTGATGGTTATGCGTCTGAGGATTTCGCACAGGGGTCTTCATCCAGCTGCCGCGAGCGTAAGAGAG GGGTACCTTGGACTGAAGAGGAACACAGAATGTTTTTAATTGGATTACAAAAGCTTGGAAAAGGTGACTGGCGAGGTATATCACGTAACTTTGTGGTTTCAAGATCACCTACTCAAGTTGCTAGTCATGCTCAGAAATACTTCATCCGTCAAGCTAATGCCTCTCGACGAAAGAGACGATCAAGTCTCTTTGACATTGTACACGATGAA GCTGCCGATGCTCCTCCCTGTACGGTGACTGGAAAAGAACCCACCACACAAGGAAACAATCCACCTTCATGTCCAGATGAGGAATGTGAATCAATGGACTCAAATAACATTGAAGAAACTCTCCCAAAGCCTGTATGCCCAATGCCAGCACCATGTACTTATCCAATGATATATCCTGCCTACTTTTCACCCTTCTTTCCATTCCCTCATCCCTGTTGGCCTGGTTATATCCAAGATGGTGCAGAAAAAGAAACACATGAAATTGTCAAGCCAACAGCCACACATTCAAAAACCACCCCTATAAACATTGATGAGCTCATTGGCATGTCAAAGCTAAGTATCGGTGATTCAACAGGCCAATCACCGTCCTCTCTGTTACTGGGACAATCAGATAGGCAGTCTGCTTTTCAACCCAATCTGCCATCAAGGGATGCAGCCATGAATTCTAGCACCAGTCCAATCCGTGCCGGTTAA